One genomic region from Candidatus Nitrosopumilus koreensis AR1 encodes:
- a CDS encoding nucleotidyltransferase family protein, whose protein sequence is MKAIILAGGRGKRLKPVTDYVPKPLVPIKNIPIIEWQIRYLKKFGVKEVIICTGYKTEMIENHLNMKNIGIKIKFSPEKFPLGTGGAIKKAGKMIKEKSFFVLNGDTITNIDLKKLQKKKNAIAAIELRTKYGILETNDDKILNFKEKKEIPDTWMNAGIYHLEKDILKELPNKGDIEKTVFPKYAKKGILNTVKFKNAKWYSVDSFKDMEECALEIEKIIK, encoded by the coding sequence TTGAAAGCAATAATACTGGCAGGCGGTCGTGGAAAACGCCTAAAACCAGTGACAGATTATGTGCCAAAACCACTTGTTCCAATAAAAAACATTCCCATAATAGAATGGCAAATAAGATATCTTAAAAAATTTGGAGTTAAGGAAGTTATTATTTGTACGGGATACAAAACAGAGATGATTGAAAATCACCTAAACATGAAAAACATTGGAATTAAAATTAAATTCTCTCCAGAAAAATTCCCACTTGGAACTGGAGGTGCAATTAAAAAAGCAGGAAAAATGATCAAGGAAAAATCCTTTTTTGTATTAAACGGGGACACAATAACAAATATCGATTTAAAGAAACTTCAAAAAAAGAAAAATGCTATTGCCGCAATTGAATTGAGAACAAAATACGGAATTTTGGAAACCAATGATGATAAAATTTTGAATTTTAAAGAAAAAAAAGAAATTCCAGACACTTGGATGAATGCAGGGATTTATCATTTAGAAAAAGACATACTAAAAGAATTACCAAACAAAGGTGATATCGAAAAAACAGTTTTTCCAAAATATGCAAAAAAAGGTATTCTAAACACGGTTAAATTCAAAAATGCAAAATGGTATTCTGTAGATTCGTTCAAAGATATGGAAGAATGTGCATTAGAGATAGAGAAAATAATAAAATGA
- a CDS encoding 5-(carboxyamino)imidazole ribonucleotide synthase, protein MAKILGIIGGGQLGMMITEAAKKMPEYVSKVIVLDPTENCPAAQVGAEQIIADFKEKDAIVELSKKSDIITYEIESGDSDVLKSVEKNAEINPSPETLHTIQDKFLQKTFLKEHNIPVPEFIEVSNIEDVKEGLKQFGYPALLKARRDAYDGRGNFKIDSEDMIQTSFDYFKGQKLMLEKFVPFKMEVSVIAARNTKGQITTFPLVENIHEENILRETIAPARVSADVTQKAEKIANQTMDVLKGAGVFGIEMFVTQDDQIVINEIAPRVHNSGHHTLQSSETSQFEQHLRAILGLELGSTKLLRPTIMYNILGAKSFQGEYKPLVIPDQNLFLKMYGKKISKPMRKLGHFNLIAGNNESVEELLEKLETIKPRAVVQSAD, encoded by the coding sequence ATGGCAAAAATTTTGGGGATTATTGGAGGGGGACAACTTGGCATGATGATTACCGAGGCTGCCAAAAAAATGCCAGAATATGTTTCAAAAGTTATAGTGTTAGACCCTACTGAAAATTGTCCTGCTGCACAAGTTGGAGCTGAGCAAATTATAGCAGATTTTAAGGAAAAAGATGCCATAGTTGAATTATCAAAAAAATCAGACATCATCACATATGAAATTGAATCAGGAGACAGCGATGTGTTAAAATCTGTTGAGAAAAATGCGGAAATTAATCCCTCTCCAGAGACATTGCATACAATTCAAGACAAATTTTTGCAAAAAACATTTCTAAAAGAACACAACATTCCTGTTCCTGAATTTATAGAGGTTTCAAATATCGAAGATGTTAAAGAGGGTTTGAAACAATTTGGATATCCTGCTTTGCTAAAAGCAAGAAGAGATGCATATGATGGAAGAGGCAATTTCAAGATTGATTCAGAAGATATGATTCAAACATCATTTGATTATTTTAAAGGTCAGAAATTAATGTTAGAAAAATTTGTTCCGTTCAAAATGGAAGTCTCAGTAATCGCAGCTAGAAATACAAAAGGTCAAATCACAACATTTCCTCTTGTTGAAAATATTCATGAAGAAAATATTTTACGTGAAACAATTGCTCCTGCAAGAGTTTCTGCAGATGTAACTCAAAAAGCTGAAAAGATTGCCAATCAAACTATGGATGTATTGAAAGGTGCAGGGGTATTTGGGATTGAAATGTTTGTAACACAAGATGATCAAATTGTAATTAATGAAATTGCACCAAGAGTACATAATTCCGGACATCACACTTTACAGTCAAGTGAAACATCTCAGTTTGAACAACACTTGCGTGCAATTTTGGGATTAGAACTTGGCAGTACCAAACTTTTACGTCCAACAATTATGTATAACATACTAGGCGCAAAATCTTTTCAAGGGGAATACAAACCATTAGTAATTCCTGATCAAAACCTGTTTCTCAAAATGTATGGTAAAAAAATTTCCAAACCTATGAGAAAACTAGGTCATTTTAATCTCATTGCAGGAAATAATGAATCCGTTGAAGAGTTACTTGAAAAATTAGAAACCATAAAACCCAGAGCAGTAGTTCAATCTGCTGATTAG
- a CDS encoding LLM class flavin-dependent oxidoreductase has product MRIACSLGSMLSIKEVLNCAEIISNTKTDTIWVPETWGMENFSMLSAVSSKTSVQKIGSSIINIYSRSPVAIAMGAVTVDTISNGRLILGLGTSSVPIVETFHGYKFENPLKRMKEYVEIIKLALSGKPINYSGEIFNLKNFTLLVKPQRESIPIYIAAVNKKMVDLTLDIGDGVIFYLRPKNEMKDTISKMQSKRKIDVTCQIITCVSENSQEAIDRAKKTLAFYISVGKIYREFLAKNGFENETSNIFEEFKKSGFTSNHELIPDSMLKELTISGTPEECKKQLQTFSDTGIDLPIIQFNPVGNTMESFRVLQKTFLDE; this is encoded by the coding sequence ATGCGTATTGCGTGCAGTCTGGGTTCAATGCTTTCAATAAAGGAGGTGTTAAATTGTGCCGAAATCATATCGAATACTAAAACAGATACAATTTGGGTACCTGAAACATGGGGAATGGAGAATTTCTCAATGTTAAGTGCGGTATCAAGCAAAACATCTGTACAAAAAATAGGCTCATCCATCATTAACATCTACTCTCGAAGTCCTGTAGCAATTGCAATGGGGGCAGTAACCGTAGACACCATATCTAATGGAAGGCTGATTCTGGGTCTTGGAACAAGCAGCGTACCGATTGTAGAAACTTTTCACGGATACAAATTCGAAAATCCATTAAAAAGAATGAAAGAGTATGTCGAAATAATTAAACTGGCATTATCTGGAAAACCAATTAATTACTCAGGAGAGATTTTTAATTTGAAAAATTTTACATTATTAGTTAAACCCCAAAGAGAATCCATCCCAATTTACATTGCAGCAGTTAATAAAAAAATGGTGGATTTAACATTGGATATTGGAGATGGTGTGATTTTTTATCTCAGACCTAAAAATGAAATGAAAGACACAATTTCAAAAATGCAATCAAAAAGAAAGATAGATGTTACATGTCAAATAATCACATGTGTTTCAGAAAATTCACAAGAAGCAATTGATCGTGCAAAAAAAACATTAGCATTTTACATATCTGTTGGAAAAATTTATCGTGAATTTTTAGCAAAAAATGGCTTTGAAAATGAAACATCAAACATATTTGAAGAATTTAAAAAATCAGGATTTACATCGAACCATGAATTAATTCCAGATTCTATGTTAAAGGAACTAACTATATCTGGTACCCCCGAAGAATGTAAAAAACAACTTCAAACATTTAGTGATACAGGAATTGATTTACCAATAATACAATTTAATCCCGTTGGAAACACTATGGAATCATTTAGAGTTCTACAAAAAACATTCTTGGATGAATAA
- a CDS encoding zinc ribbon domain-containing protein yields the protein MSFELELSKGNFTIPECITCKKIVWPPSEFCSHCLGKVSLKEGDFQGRIIEFSRQNKECFGIVEMENSIKIMAKILGEPHVDQTVKIAKCGMREGNYFFEVN from the coding sequence ATGAGTTTTGAGTTAGAATTATCCAAAGGGAATTTTACTATCCCTGAATGTATTACTTGTAAAAAAATTGTATGGCCACCCTCTGAATTTTGCAGTCATTGTCTGGGCAAAGTATCTCTAAAAGAAGGGGATTTTCAAGGCAGGATAATTGAATTCTCTAGGCAAAATAAAGAGTGTTTCGGCATTGTTGAAATGGAGAATTCAATTAAAATCATGGCAAAAATCTTAGGAGAGCCACATGTTGACCAAACAGTAAAAATTGCAAAATGTGGTATGCGTGAAGGAAATTATTTTTTTGAGGTTAATTGA
- a CDS encoding thiolase C-terminal domain-containing protein, whose product MKKITDHPVWISGIGQKTISAGFTKSESFNTMNSTKMASRTALEMSGKNISDVDVVEIHDAFSVCEPMALEAIGFSKPGKGTDLVKELYETKNYKVNPRGGLIGSGHPLGATGIAQTIEITQQLQSNAKNRQVENAQVGLVHNMSAAATSSTILVLEK is encoded by the coding sequence ATGAAAAAGATTACTGATCATCCTGTATGGATATCAGGCATAGGTCAAAAAACAATTTCTGCAGGATTTACAAAAAGTGAATCTTTTAACACAATGAATTCAACAAAGATGGCTAGTAGAACAGCATTAGAAATGTCTGGTAAAAATATTTCAGATGTGGATGTAGTGGAAATTCATGATGCATTTTCTGTTTGTGAACCCATGGCATTAGAAGCAATAGGATTTTCTAAACCCGGTAAGGGGACAGATTTAGTCAAAGAACTTTATGAAACAAAAAATTACAAGGTTAATCCTAGAGGAGGATTGATTGGTTCAGGCCACCCTCTTGGAGCAACAGGTATCGCTCAAACGATAGAGATTACACAACAATTACAATCAAATGCAAAAAACAGACAAGTTGAAAATGCACAAGTGGGATTAGTCCACAACATGTCAGCTGCTGCAACCTCTTCAACCATTTTGGTGTTAGAAAAATGA
- a CDS encoding resolvase, whose amino-acid sequence MRTTNMQSKTVILSKISKINNQKAAKTRRQRGYQWEDTLVKRFNSSPKWKAFRLGSPSIALPDVLAVNTDNSTIFTIEAKSGTSTSLPVPADQIERCLEWIKTFDIYKKRQVLLAFKFLSKKRIGIGKYESRELREFYKIWDETQEITDCVCTYEGKFYAKIDGMRKEMPLKECNMPFKTKQRT is encoded by the coding sequence ATGAGAACAACAAACATGCAATCAAAAACAGTAATACTTTCAAAAATATCTAAAATAAATAATCAAAAAGCTGCAAAAACACGAAGGCAAAGAGGATACCAGTGGGAAGATACCTTAGTAAAACGATTTAACTCATCCCCAAAGTGGAAAGCCTTTAGATTAGGATCTCCAAGTATTGCGCTGCCTGATGTTTTAGCGGTAAACACAGATAACAGCACGATTTTTACTATTGAAGCCAAGTCTGGGACAAGTACTTCATTACCAGTTCCTGCTGATCAAATTGAACGATGTTTAGAATGGATAAAGACTTTTGATATTTACAAAAAAAGACAGGTTCTACTAGCATTCAAATTTTTATCCAAAAAAAGGATAGGCATAGGCAAGTATGAAAGCCGAGAACTAAGAGAATTTTACAAAATTTGGGACGAAACTCAGGAAATTACAGATTGTGTATGCACCTATGAGGGTAAATTTTATGCAAAAATAGATGGAATGCGAAAAGAGATGCCTCTTAAAGAATGCAACATGCCATTTAAAACAAAACAACGTACATAG